The Pleuronectes platessa chromosome 11, fPlePla1.1, whole genome shotgun sequence genome includes a window with the following:
- the LOC128450336 gene encoding phospholipase A and acyltransferase 1 — MAQTFKGNKGDLIEINRGPYQHWAVYIGGNEVVHFTTDGGQSSGSSANLGSSTGKVKREKLANVVGNHRYQINNLLDKSRKARDPSVIVKEACAMVGSEPQYNFVTYNSEHFATEMRYGEAGSQQCKGNKGDLIEIFRKGYQHWAVYIGGQEVVHFGTEGGQSSGSSVSLSSSPGIVLQEKFSKVVGDDRYKVNNLLDKKYKPRDPSIIVKEACAMVGSELQYDLVTNNCEHFATEMRYGKAESRQVQGAVTTGISIVSTSGVGASYLSK, encoded by the exons ATGGCGCAAACG TTTAAAGGAAATAAAGGAGACCTGATAGAGATCAACCGTGGGCCCTATCAGCACTGGGCCGTCTACATCGGAGGAAATGAAGTGGTTCATTTCACTACAGATG GTGGTCAGTCATCTGGCTCGTCAGCAAATCTGGGCAGCAGCACTGGAAAAGTGAAGCGTGAGAAGCTCGCCAATGTGGTCGGCAATCACCGTTACCAGATCAACAATCTGCTGGATAAAAGCCGTAAGGCTCGTGATCCCTCTGTCATAGTGAAGGAGGCCTGTGCAATGGTGGGCAGTGAGCCACAGTACAACTTTGTCACTTACAACAGTGAACACTTTGCTACCGAGATGCGATACGGCGAGGCAGGGTCTCAGCAG TGTAAAGGAAATAAAGGAGACCTGATCGAGATCTTTCGTAAGGGCTATCAGCACTGGGCCGTCTACATCGGAGGACAAGAAGTGGTTCATTTCGGTACAGAGG gtgGTCAGTCATCTGGCTCGTCGGTGAGTCTGAGCAGCAGCCCCGGAATAGTATTGCAAGAAAAGTTTTCCAAAGTGGTCGGCGATGACCGTTACAAGGTCAACAATCTGCTGGATAAAAAGTACAAGCCTCGTGATCCTTCCATCATAGTGAAGGAGGCCTGTGCGATGGTGGGCAGTGAGCTGCAGTACGACCTTGTCACTAACAACTGTGAGCACTTTGCTACCGAGATGCGATACGGCAAGGCAGAGTCTCGTCAG GTTCAGGGAGCTGTTACCACAGGCATATCAATTGTTTCCACCTCAGGCGTTGGAGCCTCATACTTATCCAAGTAG